The following proteins are encoded in a genomic region of Scylla paramamosain isolate STU-SP2022 chromosome 40, ASM3559412v1, whole genome shotgun sequence:
- the LOC135092519 gene encoding protein SEC13 homolog isoform X1: protein MESQRHDCLVKVSVISNVETGHDDMIHDAQMDFFGTRLATCSSDRSVKIFEVKGSTHTLVANLREHEGPVWQVAWAHPMFGNILASCSYDRKVIIWQEDGHKWKKIHEHANHDSSVNSVCWAPHEHGLVLACASADGSVSILTSTAHTWEFKKITNAHSIGCNSVSWAPAVASGSADGSGRVGATPVQRIVTGGCDTYVKIWRLDGASGDWVEESKMEGHSDWVRDVAWAPSIGLPRSIIASCSQDRRVIIWVNDGVTGVWQPRELNTFDDVIWHVSWSVTGNILAVSGGDNKVSLWKENLDGQWVCLSDSAKGQAASEQRTL, encoded by the exons GTGTCCGTCATCAGCAATGTGGAGACGGGACATGACGACATGATCCACGATGCACAGATGGACTTCTTTGGCACCCGGCTGGCCACCTGCTCCTCTGACCGCTCTGTCAAGATCTTTGAGGTGAAGGGATCCACGCACACGCTGGTGGCCAACCTCAGGGAGCACGAGGGACCG gtGTGGCAGGTGGCGTGGGCACACCCAATGTTTGGCAACATCCTGGCGTCCTGCAGCTACGACCGGAAGGTGATCATCTGGCAGGAGGATGGAcacaagtggaagaaaatacatgaacatGCCAACCATGactcctcag TGAACAGTGTGTGCTGGGCACCACATGAACATGGGCTGGTGCTGGCATGTGCTTCAGCTGATGGTTCTGTGTCCATCCTCACCTCCACGGCCCACACTTGGGAGTTCAAGAAGATCACCAATGCTCACTCA ATCGGCTGCAACTCTGTCAGCTGGGCGCCTGCCGTGGCCTCAGGATCAGCCGACGGCTCAGGGCGGGTGGGAGCAACACCGGTCCAGCGTATTGTGACAGGCGGCTGTGACACCTATGTCAAGATCTGGCGGCTGGACGGGGCAAGCGGTGACTGGGTGGAGGAGAGCAAGATGGAGGGACACTCTGATTGGGTGAGGGACGTGGCCTGGGCACCCTCCATCGGCCTACCTCGCTCCATCATTGCCTCATGCtcgcag GACCGGCGGGTGATCATCTGGGTCAATGACGgggtgacaggtgtgtggcagCCCCGGGAACTGAACACTTTTGATGACGTTATCTGGCACGTCAGCTGGTCGGTCACTGGCAACATTCTGGCTGTGTCTGGCGGGGACAACAAG GTGAGCTTGTGGAAGGAGAACCTGGATGGGCAGTGGGTGTGCCTCAGTGATTCTGCCAAGGGGCAGGCAGCGTCTGAACAGCGCACCttatag
- the LOC135092518 gene encoding uncharacterized protein LOC135092518, with protein MRKDVEALRKKVEAGGVTFQYLHLDSRTLARYLKAHGTVDDAYQKMVATEEWRKDFKVASISATTPGVRRMSASNLAQVVDGRDKLGRPVVVVTARNHSLFGRDMNDMTQYIIHVLELICSRCGNEGEDDTPDNMCLVFEMLGFGLSCMDYPALRKLYTLMTDHYPERLGVCLILNAPLIFSGCWPIIRSWLDENTASKIKFVKTDSIKEYLDTSILPHGHVTHTHTHTHTHTHTHTHTHTHTHTHTHKRTSFVILICFFFFFFSFRFFFRSIFGD; from the exons ATGAGGAAGGACGTGGAGGCGCTGCGCAAGAAGGTTGAGGCGGGCGGGGTGACCTTCCAATACCTACACTTGGACTCCCGCACCCTGGCCAGGTACCTCAAGGCGCACGGTACAGTGGACGACGCATaccag aAGATGGTGGCGACGGAAGAGTGGCGGAAGGATTTCAAGGTGGCCAGCATCTCCGCCACCACGCCCGGAGTCCGCCGTATGAGTGCCTCCAACTTGGCTCAGGTGGTGGACGGGCGTGACAAGCTGGGGCGCCCCGTGGTGGTGGTCACAGCGAGGAACCACAGTCTGTTCGGGCGTGACATGAATGATATGACTCAATATATTATTCATGTGTTg GAGCTAATATGTTCGAGATGCGGGAACGAGGGTGAAGATGACACACCTGACAACATGTGCCTGGTGTTTGAGATGCTCGGGTTCGGCCTGTCTTGCATGGACTACCCAGCGCTGCGCAAACTCTACACGTTAATGACAGACCATTATCCGGAAAGACTCGGAGTTTGTCTTATATTAAATGCACCTCTCATCTTTTCCGGCTGTTGGCCCATCATTCGCTCCTG gttGGACGAGAACACGGCCTCCAAGATCAAGTTTGTCAAGACAGACTCAATAAAGGAATACTTAGACACGTCCATACTGCCTCATGGACAtgtaacgcacacacacacacacacacacacacacacacacacacacacacacacacacacacacacacacacacacacacacaaacgtacatcTTTTGTCattttaatatgtttttttttcttttttttttcttttcgttttttttttcgttctatttTTGGCGATTAA
- the LOC135092519 gene encoding protein SEC13 homolog isoform X2, whose amino-acid sequence MVSVISNVETGHDDMIHDAQMDFFGTRLATCSSDRSVKIFEVKGSTHTLVANLREHEGPVWQVAWAHPMFGNILASCSYDRKVIIWQEDGHKWKKIHEHANHDSSVNSVCWAPHEHGLVLACASADGSVSILTSTAHTWEFKKITNAHSIGCNSVSWAPAVASGSADGSGRVGATPVQRIVTGGCDTYVKIWRLDGASGDWVEESKMEGHSDWVRDVAWAPSIGLPRSIIASCSQDRRVIIWVNDGVTGVWQPRELNTFDDVIWHVSWSVTGNILAVSGGDNKVSLWKENLDGQWVCLSDSAKGQAASEQRTL is encoded by the exons ATG GTGTCCGTCATCAGCAATGTGGAGACGGGACATGACGACATGATCCACGATGCACAGATGGACTTCTTTGGCACCCGGCTGGCCACCTGCTCCTCTGACCGCTCTGTCAAGATCTTTGAGGTGAAGGGATCCACGCACACGCTGGTGGCCAACCTCAGGGAGCACGAGGGACCG gtGTGGCAGGTGGCGTGGGCACACCCAATGTTTGGCAACATCCTGGCGTCCTGCAGCTACGACCGGAAGGTGATCATCTGGCAGGAGGATGGAcacaagtggaagaaaatacatgaacatGCCAACCATGactcctcag TGAACAGTGTGTGCTGGGCACCACATGAACATGGGCTGGTGCTGGCATGTGCTTCAGCTGATGGTTCTGTGTCCATCCTCACCTCCACGGCCCACACTTGGGAGTTCAAGAAGATCACCAATGCTCACTCA ATCGGCTGCAACTCTGTCAGCTGGGCGCCTGCCGTGGCCTCAGGATCAGCCGACGGCTCAGGGCGGGTGGGAGCAACACCGGTCCAGCGTATTGTGACAGGCGGCTGTGACACCTATGTCAAGATCTGGCGGCTGGACGGGGCAAGCGGTGACTGGGTGGAGGAGAGCAAGATGGAGGGACACTCTGATTGGGTGAGGGACGTGGCCTGGGCACCCTCCATCGGCCTACCTCGCTCCATCATTGCCTCATGCtcgcag GACCGGCGGGTGATCATCTGGGTCAATGACGgggtgacaggtgtgtggcagCCCCGGGAACTGAACACTTTTGATGACGTTATCTGGCACGTCAGCTGGTCGGTCACTGGCAACATTCTGGCTGTGTCTGGCGGGGACAACAAG GTGAGCTTGTGGAAGGAGAACCTGGATGGGCAGTGGGTGTGCCTCAGTGATTCTGCCAAGGGGCAGGCAGCGTCTGAACAGCGCACCttatag